The genomic window GCATATTCCAGTACCTTTTGGTTCAGCACTGGCAGCACTCCCGGTAATCCCATGCATACGGGATCGATGTGGGTATTCGGCGGCGCACCAAACACCGTCGAGCTATCGGAAAAAATCTTGGTTTCCGTACTCAATTGACAGTGGGTTTCCAGACCAATAATGGCTTCGTACTGAGTCTTCACCGGAGTCGCAGCCGTCATACAGTTCCTGTCCTAATTCTGACGTATCCCATTGTAACGCCTCCCTCCACTTCCCAAGCGGTAAAACTCACCCACCAAGTTGGGGTTACGTGACGAACGAGAACTGCGCCAGTCATCGGTACTTTTCTAGATCGGTACTTTTCTAGGAAGTCAACCGTTTTGAGGAATTCTGTCTAGTATGGTTGAAACATAACGTTTGAACCGCATGGTTGAAGCATTACCCGGAGACCCCTAGGATAGTTTTCTGTTTTTCCGGATGTAATTCCTGCCCGAGTCGATTTTGGTTGATTTGTACATTGGTTAGGGATTGCTAATGTTAGGGTCTTGCATCGGCACTCCCCCGCTGAAGTGGTATGTTTACCCTACCACTTCTTAATCTAAGACACCTTAAATCTAAGACGCCTTCATCCAACTTTGTATTAAGGTAACTAAGGCAACTAGTAATAAGGCAACTGGTAAGGCAACGGACTCCGGTGACTACACTTTTCAGTGGCTACACTTTTCAGTGACTCAAGTTTTCCGGTGCTAAGCTTTTCGGTGACAGTACTCAGGCAAAGACCACACTCAGGCAAAGACCACTCAAACTACACTCAAGTCGCGATACCTCAGTGATACCTATAAGTGATACCTAAGGGGTAACGAACATTCCCGTAGGGTCGCAATCCGCCTACCCAGTGATCCATCACCCTATTTAAAATCAAGAAATTATTGGAGTTAACGGATTTGCCACGGTTCATTTCGTAATATTTTGAGCAGTAGGAGTCTTCTGTATGGAGCCATTGATGCAAATTTGGGGGCCTTCCCATTGACTAGACACCCTCAGACTAGACACGATCGCTGTTCGCTTTGATCCCAGTTTTTCTATCTTTCCCTCACTGTTCACCCATTGTTTTTTGACATCTGCTATGGCACCTGATCCCCAGAATCTGCAACCCGGGAATTCTAACAATCCTGCGCAAAATCTCCCGATCGTGGATATAGCCCTTACAGAGGCGGTGACTCAGATCGAAGTTTGGGAAGACAGTGATGCGGCGACCGACGAAGCCGACGATATGCCGACGATCGTGCTACCGATGCATCTTTCTAACCTGGACGATGCGGCCAAAACAGATGTGGGTTTGCAACGGGAGCATAACGAAGACTATTACGGTATTGCGGCTGAAATTCAACAAGTTAAAAAGCCTTCTGGGGGCTCGGTGCAAGCCCAGGGCATTTACATCCTCTGTGATGGGATGGGTGGCCATGCGGGGGGGGAGGTGGCCAGCCAATTGGCGGTGGAGACGCTGCAAAACTTTTTTCAGGACTATTGGCGATCGCAACGTGCCAGTAATGCCACTTCTGCTAAGCTGCCGCCCAGTCAAGTCATCCGAGAGGGCGTTTTGTTGGCCAATCAGGTGATCTTCGATCGTAACCAAGCCGAAGAACGTATAGGCAGTGCCCGCATGGGAACCACCCTTGTCATGGCGATTGTGAGCAATACGACGGTGGCAGTCGCCCATGTTGGGGATAGTCGCCTCTACCGCTATACCCGGAAACACGGCCTAGAGCAAATCACCTGTGATCATGAGGTGGGCCAGCGTGAGATCAAGCGAGGCGTACTACCCGAAATCGCCTATGCTCGTCCCGATGCCTACCAACTGACCCAAGCGCTTGGGCCACGGGATGATGAATTTGTGGAGCCGGATATCCAGTTCATCGAAATCAACGAAGACACGCTGTTTTTACTGGCGTCCGATGGGCTGACGGATAATCAATTATTGGAAGAGTATCACAAGGATTATGTGGCTCCCCTCATCAGCTCTCAAGCCAATCTTGATCAAGGGGTACGGGAGCTAATTAGTTTGGCGAATGAATACAACGGGCACGATAACATTACTGCGATCGTGATTCGCGCCAAGGTACGTCCTAACCTAGAGTCGATTCGGTTTTAACCCACTGCGGCCAAAACTCACCAAGACTAACCCACCTAAGTTTTATTTAGCCAAGTTTTATTTGGCTAGACTTAGCTGGGAGAGATGGGTAGAGCCTGATTATGGGGGGCGATCAACAGGCGGTGAATGGGGGAGAGAAATTGTTGATGTAGAGAAAGATTAGGGGTGCCCATCTACGCCCCCCAATGACTGTTTTCGGTTAGCTCGCCCTTCGGTTGGCTTGCCTTTATGAAATTAAATTGATGGAGTTGATTGGCCAGCGAAAACATGAGTCCTCGCTCAGACTAGCCTGCATCAATACTAGTCTTCATCTTCTTCCCACGTTTCCACGGCAAGGAACTCACTCACGGGATCCTGCATCGAAAAGTCGAAGGATAACAACTCCTGTTTCCAGTAAGCCCATTCATCCCCGTAAAGTAAAGCAATTTTCCAGAGGCTATCACTGGGTTTCAACAGCTTCTTGTCCACCAGCGATCGTACTTGTCGCTGGAGCTTTTCCATCGGATAAGCGACTTGTTGAGTAGTCATAGGTTGTTCAAACTGGGTAAATTCTAAAAAATCAGGTCAGCAACGCTCAGCAATGTTGCAATGCCTGCCTCTTGGCACAAGGATCAGTGATTTCAGTCAGTGATTTCAGTGCTCGGCGTGTATGATAACGCATTTCCGACAGCAGTTACAGATTAATTGTGCAGGCAATTACAAACCGTCACAGTTTTTGTAAGCTAGCCACCGAATTCCAGAAGATGTCTTGATTGCTAAGCTCTTCAGGGTGCGCTTGCCATGACTAGCCTAGCGCGTTATGGGCGATTGTGGTAGAGGGTGATGATCTGATTGACAACGGTTTCGATCGTCATGCCATCGGTGACGAGTTCCACTGCATCGATCGCTTGGCAGAGGGGAGCCAGCGATCGGGTGCTGTCCTTGGCATCTCGTTCGGCAATTAATTGCACCAATTCCTCCAGATCCGGCACAGGTTGGCCCAGCCGTTCCAAATCCTTTTGCCGTCGTCGTGCCCGTTCTGCCACCGTGGCTGTGAGAAAAATCTTTAGTTCAGCATCCGGGAAAACGTGGGTGCCGATATCCCGTCCTTCCAGGACCACTCCCCCCCGTTTGCCGTATTCCCGTTGCTGCTTGACCAGGGCTTGGCGCACTGCGGTTTGAGCTGCGATCGTGGACACTTGGCTGGTGACTTCTGGGGTACGGATGGCTTGGGTCACTTCTTGACCGTTGACTTCCACCCGATCGTCCGTCAGGGTAATGTGACATTGAAATACCAGTTCTGCGATCGCGGGTTCATCGGTTACGGAAATTCCCGATTGCAGCACTAGCCAGGTAATGGCACGATACATGGCTCCGGTATCTAGGTAAAACAATTCCAAGGCTTGGGCCACCTGTTTAGTCACCGTGGATTTGCCCGCCCCGGCGGGGCCATCGATCGCCACAATGGGTTTACGGGTGCGCAATAATACATTGTCGATCAGTCGTGTTTTGCCTAATCGAGCCGCGATCGTTAGCAATCCAGTTTCTGCAACTTC from Alkalinema sp. FACHB-956 includes these protein-coding regions:
- a CDS encoding serine/threonine phosphatase — translated: MAPDPQNLQPGNSNNPAQNLPIVDIALTEAVTQIEVWEDSDAATDEADDMPTIVLPMHLSNLDDAAKTDVGLQREHNEDYYGIAAEIQQVKKPSGGSVQAQGIYILCDGMGGHAGGEVASQLAVETLQNFFQDYWRSQRASNATSAKLPPSQVIREGVLLANQVIFDRNQAEERIGSARMGTTLVMAIVSNTTVAVAHVGDSRLYRYTRKHGLEQITCDHEVGQREIKRGVLPEIAYARPDAYQLTQALGPRDDEFVEPDIQFIEINEDTLFLLASDGLTDNQLLEEYHKDYVAPLISSQANLDQGVRELISLANEYNGHDNITAIVIRAKVRPNLESIRF
- a CDS encoding DUF4327 family protein, producing the protein MTTQQVAYPMEKLQRQVRSLVDKKLLKPSDSLWKIALLYGDEWAYWKQELLSFDFSMQDPVSEFLAVETWEEDED